A segment of the Candidatus Methylomirabilota bacterium genome:
GCTCGACAAGCTCATCGACGAGGCGCGCTCGAGCGTGGACCAGCCCAAGCGGAAGAAGGTCTACTCGCAGATCCAGACCATGCTCCGCGAGGAAGCGCCCAGCATCTTCCTGTTCACGCAGTACGACACGCTCGCGATCTCGAAGAAGGTGCAGTACGCCGCCCGCGGCGACGAGTGGCTCTGGCTCTACGACGCCAAGCCGGCCGGGCGCTAGCCGCGGGGTAGCCCGTGCTGACCCTGCTGATCCGCCGGGTCGTCCGCCTCGTGGTAGTGCTGGTGGGGGTGACGCTCGTCACATTCACCATCCTCCACGTGAGCGGCGACCCGGTGTCGCTCATCATGCCGGAGGCGCCGGAAGCCGATCGGGCCGCCCTCCGCGTGGCCATGGGCTTCGACGACCCGCTCCCCGTGCAGTTCACGCGCTTCCTCGCCAACACCGCGCGGGGCAATTTCGGCAACTCGTTCTTCCATCGCGCCCCCGCCCTGCCGCTCGTGCTGGAGCGCATGCCGACCACGCTGCTCCTCTCCGTGTTCGCGATGGCCCTCTCCCTCGCGCTCGCCGTCCCGCTCGGCATCATCACCGCGATCCGCCGGGCCTCGCTTCTCGACTGGGGGGCGACGCTCATCGTGTTCCTCGGCACCTCCATGCCCGTCTTCTGGACGGGCATCATGCTGATACTGCTCTTCGCGGTGCAGCTCCGCGTGCTGCCCGTCTCGGGCTGGGAGAGCTGGGCGTCGCTCGTGCTGCCCACCGTCACCCTCGCCACCTTCTCGACCCCGCTGCTGCTCCGCATCGTGCGCTCGAGCATGCTCGAGGTGATCAATCTCGACTACGTGCGCACCGCACGGGCCAAGGGCGTGTCCGAGTGGTTCGTCATCTGCCGCCACGCCCTCATCAACGCCGCCTTGCCGCTGGTCACGGTGGCCGGTCTCCAGTTCGGCTTGCTCCTCACCGGCGCCATCATCACCGAGACCGTCTTCGCGGTGCCCGGCATGGGGCGGCTCATTGTCGGCGCCATCCGCCAGCTCGACTTCCCGATCGTCCAGGCGGGCGTCTTCGTCTTCGCC
Coding sequences within it:
- a CDS encoding ABC transporter permease; its protein translation is MLTLLIRRVVRLVVVLVGVTLVTFTILHVSGDPVSLIMPEAPEADRAALRVAMGFDDPLPVQFTRFLANTARGNFGNSFFHRAPALPLVLERMPTTLLLSVFAMALSLALAVPLGIITAIRRASLLDWGATLIVFLGTSMPVFWTGIMLILLFAVQLRVLPVSGWESWASLVLPTVTLATFSTPLLLRIVRSSMLEVINLDYVRTARAKGVSEWFVICRHALINAALPLVTVAGLQFGLLLTGAIITETVFAVPGMGRLIVGAIRQLDFPIVQAGVFVFAMIIVMVNFTVDLLYIYLNPQIRVR